AAAGAAGAAATGGCCAGCTTTCTGCCTATGACAATATTACATGGGTGACACTCGGTACAGGTCGACAGAAATCACTGTTCATAAGACCAGTTTGTAGTTCCAATATATAGCCAGCAGAGGGTGCCAGAGCATGGCCTGCAACTGCCTGCAGTATGTAAACAAGGTTGTTCACCTCACTCAGTTGAAGGCACTCATGACCTTACAAAAAGTACCAAATTGTTTGATCTACTCACTAacacacagaatttaaaaagagCTGCATCCCTACCTCATGTCTTGTCTTCTCTACCTTCTTTTCAGGCCTTGACTATGCCTCCCTTCCCTGTCCCCTTCCTCCTGACACTGCTACAGCTTGCAGCACTTACTTCTGTGAGTGGTGGGGCATACTATGGACACAAGCAACACCCTCAGCCATACCAGCCAGTGCAGCACCACCAACACATGGGCATGGGCAAAGAGGGTTTTCCTCAGCAACAGTACCTTGGTAAAGAGGTGCCCTATATGCAGTATCCCCATTACAGGAAGGAGATACCCCAGATGCCCATGCACAAGGGCACAGACAATGCTCGTAAAGGTGGTGGATATAAAGGTGGTCAAGACAAAGGTgagaaattatattttcaaCAGACAGTGACCAAGAGCCTCCCAagaacatatacagtacattcagaTCTTGAACAAATGTGACATGACCTGTTTTCACATTGTAAGGgcacaaacatttatttattaatggtacataataaataaattgtttgtatttgttgtttcttGAAGTTACTTGAATTTCCTACAGCTAACTTAGTATCTGTTGTGTGGTCATGTTTGTGCTCACCCTTTTGCCAAACTTGATAATAGATCTagagattaaaaataaagacaaaatgttgtCTGTGAATTTTCAATTTCATAATTTTTGGTTGAATGTGTCTCTTACAGGTCAGACAATCCCCAGTGGTGCTGAGGGAATTCCTCAAGGAGAGCCAGGCCCAGCTGGGCCACCTGGCCCAGAGGGACCTCCAGGACCACCTGGACCTCCAGGGAACGGACAGCCAGGACCTATGGGACGACCTGGACCTCCTGGTCCACCAGGAGTGCCTGGAGTGGGTAAACCAGGTTTGCCAGGAATGCCAGGCAAGCCAGGAGGAAATGGTGAGGCTGGGCCACAAGGAGAAATGGGTCCTAGGGGTGAGGAAGGGCCATCTGGACAGCCTGGACCTCAGGGTCCTCCAGGACCTCCTGGGCTACCAGGAATAGGTAAATCAGGGGTGCAGGGATTACCAGGCCAACCGGGGCCAAAAGGAGAACCAGGTCACAAAGGTCTGCCAGGCCTACCAGGATTACCAGGACCCAAAGGAGATAAAGGGATGGGCCAGCCAGGACAACCGGGTCACAAAGGGCTCCCTGGGCCCCCAGGACCAGCTGGCCCAAGAGGACTGCCTGGTTTTGGAAAACCTGGGTTAAATGGGGCACCAGGTCCACAAGGACCACCAGGAGAGAAAGGACATCCTGGAGAGCAAGGACCAGCTGGGCCTTCTGGTGAAGGAGGACAGCCTGGCCCACCAGGACTACCTGGTCAAGGAAAGCCAGGTCAAAATGGTCTGCCAGGACAGCCAGGTATGCCAGGTGCAAAAGGTCACCCAGGACCACCAGGTCTGCCGGGAAAGCCAGGACTGCCTGGATTTGGTAAACCAGGACTCCCAGGACCAAAGGGTGATAAAGGTATGAGTGGGCCACCTGGACCCCCAGGACCTAAAGGAGATAAGGGCCATGGAGGACTACCTGGTATGCTTGGCCCCCCTGGACCAAATGGTCCACCTGGTCCTCCAGGCCCTATGGGACCTCCAGGAGGTTTAGGTGCACCTGGTCCTAAAGGGGACTGTGGAGATGGAGGACCTAAAGGGCTTGATGGAGCCATGGGTGACCCTGGTCTTCCTGGGACACCTGGTAAGGATGGTCTGCCCGGAGGCCGTGGAGAGCCAGGGCCAAGAGGTCCCCCGGGTCTAAGTGGTGCCAAAGGAGAAAGTGGGCATAAAGGCCTACCTGGTACACCTGGTCCTCCAGGACTTTCCAGGGCCAAAAGGACAAGGTGGATTACCTGGTGAAGTGGGGCCTCAAGGTCCTAAAGGAATCCCAGGAATGGATGGCGCAGCAGGATCAATTGGGCCTCCTGGTATTCCTGGGCAAAAAGGAGATATTGGTCCACCTGGTCTACCAGGCAATACAGGTGAGGGGAGTCCAGGTCTTCCTGGTCCCATTGGACCCCCAGGAAAAGAGGGCCCATCAGGACCCCCTGGACAGCCAGGTCAGCCTGGCCCTCCTGGACCACCGGGCCCACCTGGAGTACCTGGTCTGTCTCCTGACATGGCTGGAGTACTCTCTGAGATGGGCCCTGGACTAGATGGTGTTAAGGCTGGTAGTTATGGTAAGAAGGGCAAGTATGGAGGCAATGGGGCAGAAGTAATGGGTGCCAGTGGATTGGAAATGCCAGCATTCACAGCTGTGGTAACAACTCCCTTTCCACCTGTGGGCACTCCAGTTGTCTTTGACAAACTCCTGTACAATGGTCGCCAAAACTACAACCCCCAGACAGGAATTTTCACCTGTGACATGCCTGGCATTTATTACTTTGCCTACCACATCCATTGCAAAGGAGCCAATGTGTGGGTGGCTTTGATGAGGAACAATGAGCCAGTGATGTACACATATGATGAATACAAAAAGGGTTTCCTAGACCAAGCATCAGGGAGTGCGGTATTACCTCTACAACCTGGAGACACTGTGTATATTCAGCTGCCCTCAGATCAGGCCTCAGGACTTTATGCTGGGCAGTATGTGCACTCCTCCTTCTCTGGGTACTTGTTATATCCtatgtaatataataaaaaacatgatcATGAATTACCTTAGACTGAGcaatttttaatgtaaaatcaacAAACTGTTGATTATCAACAGAAACGAGAGGACAATATAAAATGCTTGGAGGAAACTAATAAGTATGATGGTCTGTATATACAGCAGCTTTTATACTGTCAACTCTTATATCCGTTAAATTGAGAGAGTAAAGATTTATTATCTTACagttttaaagattaaaaaatggagaaaaagccaTGAAAGAACATCTAAAGAAGTAAAATATGGCTCCAGATGTATTGTCATTCAtaagagtgaaaaaaaacacagagcgCAATTTCTTATTAGGTGCAAACACATTTAGGGAATATGTGAAGTGTATGCAAAAGAAAACCCCTTCgccttacaaaaaaaaaaaaaaaaaacaagcaaacaattATAGTTACACTGTTGCAGCAGTGTCAGATTTTGTCCCTTCACCTCTTCAAAACTGGCAGCTACCCCATACGTCAAGAATGTGAAATACAGTGGAAAATATGAAGACATTCTGGTAGGAAATTTCTGTTAGTAAAATGAACTCTTGAGGATGACAACATAGATCATTTAAAGGTTTGCATTAAAGcagtctgtatgtgttttaGAGGTGAACACATTTCTGGTTGTGTAACCTGCAGATGACAGATTTTCTGGAAAAGGTTAACTGTATACACTCTAGTTCTGATTTTCAAAGGATTTATCTCTCAAGCTCCATGTTGGATCACCAAAAAAGACTTGAATTTGCAAAATACAGGTGGGAGCAACCTAAATGACTTTCACCTCAGGTGTGTGAAGGCATTACATATAATAGGGATGGCTGTTATTGGTGACTGACTAGTAATTAAGTAAGGTTATTAATGTGTTCACTTGAGAGAGCACACAAAAATCAGATGGTCAAAATTAGATAATGATATGCATGAAACTTTACCTGAGAATGCATGTTGCTGACTGACAATTGCTCTCATGAGTGAGAATGTAATATTAacttcatgttttaatgtttgcatAATGTGCTGTTGAGAAACAATGTTCTGTGCAAAAATGCAGaggtcaaacaaacacaccatttTGCCCTGGGCTATGAAAACCACTCAGAATACAGAATTCCTATGTCAATGACTAAACCATAGGATTATACAGGTTTAAGTGACAGATGCTAAATATGAGAAAGCATAAATCTGTGGACATGTACAATTGTGCAGTTTTTACTACAATGTAATACTCTGCATTTATGTAGTTTCATTCCAAAGCAACCACAGTCATTTTAGAAATAAATTGTTAGTTGATGTATTCTGactcattgtttttaatttaaaattcacTGTTGATATTGTGCAAAATTGGAATAACTTCACACTTTTCTAGGTGTAATGGTGGTATAATTATACATAAGAGTGTCATATGTGGAAAACAAATTATGAATTAtacttttgaaatgaaactctTTAACAGTGGGACTTGGTATTTAACCAGCCCATCTGGTGTGATTTGTTTAGAAGAGAGAACTAAATTAGGTACCACAGTATCCTTGGTATGCTTCATGTATTAAGTCTTGCTGCCAGGTTTGTGGAGAAAACATATAGATCTACATTTCAGTTAACAGACTCAGAGCAAGTATTCAATGTTGCAGCAATTCATAACAACAATTATGTCAATAATTTATTATGTTATCTGCTGATCTCCTACATGCTATGAAATGGACATCGAGCATGCAAAGTTTTAAAGGAAggataaatatatatttctccTTTTAACCATGGTGCTAATACCTCCAGTGTAACCATTGAATTTATGTCTTGATGTTTCATGTTTGTTATTATCATTgtctatgtttgttttttctaaataaaatttgtttaattaaaaagctATTGACCTCTTTATTTCTGAGCACACAGAGGACAACCAATTTTGAATAAGGATGGTATGTCAATTTAAAATTAACTTTAGGAGCTCATCCATAACAGAGTGTTGGGTCACATCTGTCACATGTGGTGGACTAACACAGTGTGAAAGATGCCCAGGCATCAAATCAGGCAGCTACTCAAGACCACAGAACGCCAGGGGCCTGGAGAGCTCCAGGCTTACTATGTGTTTAGTGGTTTGTGCCAATTTAGTTCAAAATTTGTTTGGCAAAATGCATAGCTGAAGCATAGTAACTGATGTGATGAGGGACACTGTCACTGTAGTGTATATTCTTTGAATCCAGTTTCATTCAACGCAGTTTCAAACTCGCAAGTTGCTTTTTAAGATGAGTTCTTTAGTTGTGAGAGGGTGTCAGGTTATTCTAGatattctaaatattttttattgtatagaaacagacaaaaaccgTGATGAGTAAACAAATACAAGAATTAAAGACATACTGATTTGGTGGATTTTAATCTGGAGTTTATTATTATAGGATTGCTTCTTAAAGGCTGGAACTGGAAACCTAGCAGTGATGAGGGGAAAGATGCTGATGCTGAGGTGGGAGGTCCTTCGCTTGAACACTGAGATTGTGCGCATGTGCAGAGCTGTCATCAACATCCATTTATCACATCTTTTGTCAGTACCGATTTAAACAACGGGCCTGACCTAACGTAAGGAAATACGGAGCGGTAAGCTTTGTTTGTTAGCACAGTTTTACACGGTGTCGCACTCTTGTTGTTGCGAATGATAAATCGTCGCTTGCCCTAACATACAGCGCTGTGGCGTTACGCCTGGCTGTGGCGAGACTAGTTTAAATGCTGAATTAGGTTTGATAGCAACAGCAGCTAACGCACTAACCTACTTCAACTCGGTTCAGCGACCTGAATAATCTGCCTGATTTTTTTACATAGCTGTAAGCACCTTGATATCAGAAACAGTCTGGCGTATTATGGTTGATTTCGTGTCATGAttcctgctttatttttttctctccctcggATAGCATCTTTTTTGGTGTTGTGACACCTTATCCATGGGTCTGTGCTCTCTCACTGTGACATGAGCAGGTTAAAAGtgtcaaatgttgtttttaacagtgaaaCAAGTAGTCGATTAACTGATGAATTTACAGATAGAAAAATAACTGGTAACTATATTGATAGATGATTAATTATCAAAGTCATTTTTCTCGCCAAAATTGGGGATTTTTTGAggggatttgctgcttttccatTTCAATATTTTGAATATCTTTTGATTTTGGACTGCTGACAAAACAAGCGAGTACATATCCCTGTTCTCAAATGATTAAAGTAATAGTTGCATTTCTAGCTCTGTCAGTTTCTGGCTTCTGAAATAAGATGAGTGTTGTGTGTCAATAGGTTTCTCTCAACATGACATCTCGCGTGGGTCCTAGAGCTGCTGCTACCAATGGAAATGACTCTAAACACAGAGAAAGGGTGGCCCCGCACTACCAAATGAGGCAAGTACATTTTTATCTATTTCTGATGTTGTTCcttgaatgtaaatgttatcTCCAAATAGGAACAATATCTACAAAGACTGATATTCTGCTTTCTATTTCGCAGTGCCTCCCTGAAGTCAGAGGTGCGGAAGTTAAATTTGGTCCACCTTCTGATCTGGCTGCTGGTTGCTGCGCAGGTGACTGTCAGCCACTTCAACCTGGTGTCACATGACACCGTGTCCATGCCATACCAGTGGGAGTACCCCTACCTGCTCAGCCTCCTCCCTCTGATCTGCAGCAGCCTGTCACTTCCAAAGAACAATATCAGTTACCTGGTCATATCCATGATCAGTGCAGGGCTGTTCACCGTGGCACCTCTTATTTATGGTGGAATGGAGATGTTTCCCGTAGCACAGCAGCTCTACCGCCATGGAAAGGCCTACCGCTTCATTTTTGGCTTCTCTGCAGTTACTGTGATGTACCTCATCATGGTGATTGCTGTTCAAGTGCACGCCTGGCAGTTATACTACATGAAAAAGCTGTTAGACTCATGGTTCAACGCcactgaggagaagaagaagaaataatgGAGTAAGGAAAGGTGTGACTGggcaaaactgtgtttttatcttaaaTTACACTCATTCATGTCCACTTATTCAGTCATCAATATCATATAACATACCTTAGAAACCAGCGCTCTTACATAGATGTAAGATAGCGCAAGATGTACAATTTATGctgaagcattttttttttcgttttttttggttttcaccaTTATTGATAATTGTAAATGGCATTCAGTCACTCTGCACCCTCTTCATCACTGAGTGTGGACTGCTGCTTTGCCCCAAACAGAGAA
This genomic window from Lates calcarifer isolate ASB-BC8 linkage group LG1, TLL_Latcal_v3, whole genome shotgun sequence contains:
- the col8a1a gene encoding LOW QUALITY PROTEIN: collagen, type VIII, alpha 1a (The sequence of the model RefSeq protein was modified relative to this genomic sequence to represent the inferred CDS: deleted 1 base in 1 codon) — translated: MPPFPVPFLLTLLQLAALTSVSGGAYYGHKQHPQPYQPVQHHQHMGMGKEGFPQQQYLGKEVPYMQYPHYRKEIPQMPMHKGTDNARKGGGYKGGQDKGQTIPSGAEGIPQGEPGPAGPPGPEGPPGPPGPPGNGQPGPMGRPGPPGPPGVPGVGKPGLPGMPGKPGGNGEAGPQGEMGPRGEEGPSGQPGPQGPPGPPGLPGIGKSGVQGLPGQPGPKGEPGHKGLPGLPGLPGPKGDKGMGQPGQPGHKGLPGPPGPAGPRGLPGFGKPGLNGAPGPQGPPGEKGHPGEQGPAGPSGEGGQPGPPGLPGQGKPGQNGLPGQPGMPGAKGHPGPPGLPGKPGLPGFGKPGLPGPKGDKGMSGPPGPPGPKGDKGHGGLPGMLGPPGPNGPPGPPGPMGPPGGLGAPGPKGDCGDGGPKGLDGAMGDPGLPGTPGKDGLPGGRGEPGPRGPPGLSGAKGESGHKGLPGTPGPPGLSGPKGQGGLPGEVGPQGPKGIPGMDGAAGSIGPPGIPGQKGDIGPPGLPGNTGEGSPGLPGPIGPPGKEGPSGPPGQPGQPGPPGPPGPPGVPGLSPDMAGVLSEMGPGLDGVKAGSYGKKGKYGGNGAEVMGASGLEMPAFTAVVTTPFPPVGTPVVFDKLLYNGRQNYNPQTGIFTCDMPGIYYFAYHIHCKGANVWVALMRNNEPVMYTYDEYKKGFLDQASGSAVLPLQPGDTVYIQLPSDQASGLYAGQYVHSSFSGYLLYPM
- the jagn1a gene encoding protein jagunal homolog 1-A translates to MTSRVGPRAAATNGNDSKHRERVAPHYQMSASLKSEVRKLNLVHLLIWLLVAAQVTVSHFNLVSHDTVSMPYQWEYPYLLSLLPLICSSLSLPKNNISYLVISMISAGLFTVAPLIYGGMEMFPVAQQLYRHGKAYRFIFGFSAVTVMYLIMVIAVQVHAWQLYYMKKLLDSWFNATEEKKKK